The Desmonostoc muscorum LEGE 12446 genome includes a region encoding these proteins:
- a CDS encoding type I polyketide synthase has product MSRVETSELIEGVAIIGMAGRFPGAKNIAEFWHNLQFGVESISIFTDEELVSAGINSALLNDKNYIKSGSILEDIELFDAAFFDFNPKEAETTDPQHRVFLECAWEALENAGYDSTRCESRIGVYAGASQNNYLSFNLYTDSVGSAKCYQTSIGNEKDFLTTRVSYKLNLTGPSLTVQTACSTSLVAVSLACQSLLNYQCDMALAGGVSINVPQKTGYLHEPGGTLSPDGHCYAFDAKAQGITIGNGVGVVVLKRLSEAIADGDCIHAVIKGAAINNDGSAKVGFTAPSVDGQAEAIAEAMMLASVEPDTISYIEAHGTGTPIGDPIEIAALTQVFRAGTDKKGFCAIGSVKTNIGHLDATAGVAGLIKTVLALKHKQIPPSLNFQQPNPQIDFANSPFYVNTKLTEWKQGITPRRAGVSSLGMGGTNAHVILEEAPVSKIRNQGRKHQLLVLSAKTNSALETATKNLVNHLQQHPEINFADLAYTLQVGRRQFNHRRILVCENSQDALSAFQEQVSQRVFTDFQQSTHPTIAFMFPGQGAQYVNMGKELYQNEAIFREEVDRCCSILKPHLGIDLRSLLYPEESEVEATTEKLKQTDIAQPALFVIEYALAQLWISWGISPSAMIGHSVGEYIAASLANVMSLDDALALVAMRGRLMQEMSPGAMLSVSLPEAEVISLLNANLSLAAINAPGYCVVSGTDAAVDALQEKLTAKGIEYRRLHTSHAFHSHMMEPVKERFIQEVKKIKLNSPQIPFISNVTGTWITAEQAIDANYWAGHLRQTVNFSGGVSQLLREKNRILLEVGPGRTLSTFAKKSAPATGEIVLTSLRHPQEQKSDVAFLLNTLGRLWLAGVDINWSGFCANEFPYRIPLPTYPFERQRYWIEREKTSNDLVEGNHKKPNISDWFYAPVWKQAILSSSVKSGERVDKKLCWLIFGDTDKFARQIAQRLESSGHDVITVEAKEQFHQISDRQFNLNPQQPEDYDTLLTQLQVLGKIPDRIIHLWSITADEQTQPRIEYFENCQNLGFYSLLFLAQSLEKQDITQPIKIFVVTNNIHDVTGVESLNPEQATVLGMCKVIPQEYANISCRSIDVGRIEENIDQLMAEVCHESSDLVIAYRRHHRWIQTFEPIPGDDSTFNLDCTLKESGVYLITGGLGGIGLELAEYLAKTVKAKLILVGRSFLPQREEWQQWLKTHGETDEVSRKILKIEELEKLGAEVIAESADVANEAQMQAVIIQSGDRFGKINGVIHAAGIKLFGTIREINRSECEKQLQANGQGLFVLEKILQGIELDFCILISSLSSMLGALGMAAYPAAHLFTDAFVYKHNQTNSTPWISVNWDNWLTNQLAGELAGKQETANDVFMTASEGIEVFKGVLTLKNLTQVVVSTTNLPARIKRWVGHESLKNTKSLLPENSQSLHSRPKLHNIYVAPRNETEQIIANIWQEALGFEQVGIYDNFLELGGDSLLSIQVTARANKAGLRLNNQHLFEYPTIAELAEVATRTQSVLSEQGLIQGELPLTPIQHWFFEQNLVDKHHWNQAILLEVQQPIVPGLLAQAIQYLLGHHDALRLRYVENESGVQQINTLPDEFVPFVQIDLSAVPDLLQESAFESAANELQASLNLLSGPLLQVALFELGTQQPQRLLFVIHHLAVDVGSWRILLDDLQTAYQQLNEGKAIKLPAKTTSFKQWAERLIKYAKSTELQWEEVYWLSASRESVSPLPVDYPQGANTVASAETISITLSVAETQILLEEVTVAYRVQMEEILLFALRQVISKWTGTESLLVDLEGNGREVIFDDIDVSRTVGWFTNIAPVFLDLEETYQPGEALKLVKEQLRNFPNQGLGYGVLRYLSDDLIITEKIRLLQPAEIIFLYLGNLEETLPKSPLWKLSQKSFGHVVSLQGKRSHLLEINSLIADNKLKVDWTYSTNMHRAETVKQLIEDFVETLRSLINDCQPSSLENYTPSDFAEFKSSQWSQADIDNILAKIDNS; this is encoded by the coding sequence ATGAGTAGGGTAGAAACGAGTGAATTAATAGAAGGGGTAGCTATTATTGGTATGGCGGGGCGTTTCCCTGGTGCGAAAAATATTGCAGAATTTTGGCATAATTTACAATTTGGTGTGGAATCTATCTCTATTTTTACGGATGAGGAGTTAGTATCTGCTGGAATTAATTCAGCGTTACTCAATGATAAAAATTATATAAAATCAGGCTCTATATTAGAAGATATTGAATTATTTGATGCGGCATTTTTTGATTTTAATCCTAAGGAAGCTGAAACGACTGACCCACAACACCGTGTGTTTCTAGAATGTGCTTGGGAGGCTCTAGAAAATGCTGGTTATGACTCCACTAGATGTGAAAGTCGGATTGGGGTTTATGCAGGGGCAAGCCAAAATAACTATTTATCCTTCAATTTATATACTGATAGTGTTGGTTCGGCAAAATGCTATCAAACTTCTATTGGCAATGAAAAAGATTTTCTCACTACTCGTGTATCTTACAAATTAAATCTTACTGGGCCGAGTTTAACGGTTCAAACAGCTTGTTCTACTTCATTAGTTGCGGTTTCCCTTGCTTGTCAAAGCTTGTTGAATTATCAATGTGATATGGCTTTGGCGGGAGGAGTCTCTATTAATGTTCCACAAAAAACTGGTTATTTACATGAACCAGGGGGAACTTTATCCCCAGATGGTCACTGCTATGCTTTTGATGCCAAGGCGCAGGGTATTACTATTGGTAATGGTGTAGGAGTTGTTGTCCTCAAGCGACTGAGTGAAGCGATCGCAGATGGTGATTGCATCCATGCTGTAATTAAAGGTGCAGCTATTAATAATGATGGTTCTGCGAAAGTCGGCTTTACAGCGCCTAGTGTAGATGGTCAAGCAGAGGCGATCGCCGAAGCAATGATGCTTGCCTCAGTTGAACCTGATACAATCAGCTACATTGAGGCTCACGGTACTGGCACACCTATAGGCGACCCCATTGAGATAGCTGCACTGACCCAAGTTTTTCGCGCCGGTACCGATAAGAAAGGTTTCTGTGCCATTGGTTCTGTGAAAACCAATATCGGTCACCTCGATGCTACCGCCGGAGTTGCAGGGTTAATCAAAACTGTTCTCGCCCTCAAACACAAGCAAATACCACCTAGCTTAAATTTTCAGCAACCCAACCCACAAATTGATTTTGCTAATAGTCCGTTTTACGTCAATACAAAACTGACTGAATGGAAACAAGGAATAACCCCTCGCCGTGCTGGTGTAAGTTCTTTGGGTATGGGTGGCACTAATGCCCATGTAATTCTTGAAGAAGCGCCTGTTTCTAAAATAAGAAACCAGGGAAGAAAGCATCAATTGTTGGTACTTTCTGCCAAAACAAACTCTGCTTTAGAGACGGCGACTAAAAATTTGGTTAATCATCTGCAACAGCACCCAGAAATTAACTTTGCAGATTTGGCTTATACGCTGCAAGTCGGTCGCAGACAGTTCAATCATCGTCGGATATTAGTGTGTGAAAATAGTCAAGATGCACTGAGCGCATTTCAAGAACAAGTTTCCCAAAGAGTTTTTACAGACTTTCAACAAAGTACCCATCCTACTATTGCCTTTATGTTTCCTGGGCAGGGCGCTCAGTACGTGAATATGGGTAAAGAACTTTACCAAAATGAGGCAATATTCCGCGAAGAAGTAGACCGTTGTTGCTCAATTTTAAAACCTCACTTGGGAATAGATTTGCGTTCATTACTTTATCCTGAGGAAAGTGAAGTTGAAGCGACGACAGAGAAATTAAAACAGACTGATATCGCTCAGCCAGCACTATTCGTAATTGAATATGCTTTGGCTCAGTTGTGGATATCCTGGGGTATTTCTCCTAGTGCAATGATTGGTCATAGTGTCGGGGAATATATAGCAGCATCTCTGGCAAATGTGATGTCTCTTGATGATGCTTTAGCTTTGGTTGCCATGCGTGGGCGATTAATGCAAGAAATGTCACCAGGAGCTATGCTTTCGGTTTCATTACCAGAGGCAGAAGTTATTAGTCTACTAAATGCAAATTTATCTTTAGCTGCCATCAATGCTCCTGGTTATTGTGTAGTTTCGGGAACTGATGCAGCTGTAGATGCACTCCAAGAAAAACTGACAGCTAAAGGTATAGAATATCGTCGTCTACATACTTCCCATGCCTTCCATTCTCACATGATGGAACCAGTGAAGGAGCGATTCATTCAGGAAGTTAAAAAAATTAAATTAAATTCTCCCCAAATTCCTTTTATATCAAATGTTACGGGAACTTGGATTACAGCAGAACAAGCTATAGATGCAAATTATTGGGCGGGGCATTTACGGCAAACAGTTAACTTTAGTGGTGGAGTTTCCCAATTATTACGAGAAAAAAATCGTATTTTGTTAGAAGTGGGGCCAGGGCGGACTTTATCTACCTTTGCTAAAAAAAGCGCTCCTGCTACTGGGGAAATAGTATTAACTTCATTACGTCATCCGCAAGAACAAAAGTCAGATGTTGCCTTTTTATTAAACACATTAGGCCGTCTTTGGTTAGCTGGAGTTGACATAAATTGGTCTGGTTTTTGTGCTAATGAATTTCCTTACCGAATTCCCTTGCCAACTTATCCTTTTGAGCGCCAACGTTATTGGATTGAACGTGAGAAAACTTCCAATGATTTGGTTGAAGGAAATCACAAAAAGCCAAATATTTCAGACTGGTTTTATGCTCCTGTGTGGAAACAAGCGATTTTATCTTCAAGTGTCAAATCAGGGGAAAGAGTAGATAAAAAATTATGTTGGTTAATTTTTGGAGATACAGATAAGTTCGCCAGACAAATCGCCCAACGCCTGGAAAGTAGCGGTCATGATGTTATTACTGTAGAGGCAAAAGAACAGTTTCATCAAATTAGCGATCGCCAATTTAATCTTAATCCCCAGCAGCCAGAAGATTATGATACTTTACTAACACAATTACAAGTATTAGGTAAAATTCCCGACAGAATTATTCATTTGTGGAGTATCACAGCAGACGAACAGACACAACCAAGAATAGAGTATTTTGAAAATTGTCAAAATCTGGGTTTTTATAGTTTATTATTTCTGGCACAGTCTCTTGAAAAACAGGATATTACTCAACCAATAAAGATTTTTGTCGTAACAAACAATATACACGACGTGACGGGTGTTGAGAGCTTAAATCCAGAACAGGCAACTGTATTAGGAATGTGTAAAGTCATTCCCCAAGAGTATGCAAATATTAGTTGTCGGAGTATAGATGTCGGTAGGATTGAAGAAAATATAGACCAACTAATGGCGGAGGTATGCCACGAATCATCGGATTTGGTGATTGCTTACCGCAGACATCATCGTTGGATACAGACTTTTGAGCCAATTCCTGGGGATGATTCTACATTCAACTTGGATTGTACTCTCAAAGAATCTGGTGTATACCTAATTACTGGTGGTTTGGGTGGTATAGGCCTTGAACTGGCTGAATATCTAGCAAAAACAGTAAAAGCAAAGCTGATTTTGGTCGGAAGATCGTTTCTTCCCCAGCGCGAGGAATGGCAGCAATGGCTAAAAACTCATGGTGAGACAGATGAGGTAAGCCGGAAGATATTGAAAATCGAGGAACTTGAAAAACTTGGTGCAGAGGTGATTGCAGAAAGCGCTGATGTTGCCAATGAAGCGCAAATGCAAGCAGTAATTATTCAAAGTGGCGATCGCTTTGGTAAAATTAACGGAGTTATCCATGCAGCAGGCATCAAATTATTTGGAACTATTCGAGAAATAAATCGCAGTGAATGTGAAAAGCAACTACAAGCAAATGGTCAGGGACTGTTTGTTTTAGAAAAAATTTTGCAAGGGATAGAGCTTGATTTTTGTATATTGATATCTTCTTTATCATCAATGTTGGGTGCTTTAGGCATGGCAGCTTACCCAGCAGCGCATTTATTTACTGATGCCTTTGTTTATAAACATAATCAGACAAACTCGACACCTTGGATAAGTGTAAATTGGGATAATTGGCTCACAAATCAATTAGCTGGAGAATTGGCTGGTAAACAAGAAACTGCGAATGACGTATTCATGACAGCTAGCGAAGGAATAGAAGTATTTAAAGGTGTCTTAACTCTGAAAAATCTAACTCAAGTAGTTGTTTCAACGACTAATTTACCAGCTAGAATCAAACGCTGGGTTGGACATGAATCATTAAAAAATACCAAATCTTTGCTGCCAGAAAATTCCCAATCGCTCCACTCTAGACCAAAGTTACACAATATATATGTTGCTCCTAGAAATGAAACAGAGCAAATCATTGCTAACATTTGGCAAGAAGCTTTGGGATTTGAACAAGTAGGTATATACGATAACTTTTTGGAGTTAGGAGGGGATTCTCTTCTCAGTATTCAAGTTACAGCTAGGGCAAATAAAGCGGGGTTACGTCTTAATAATCAACATTTATTTGAATACCCAACGATTGCAGAATTAGCAGAAGTAGCAACCAGAACTCAGAGTGTTTTGAGCGAACAAGGATTAATACAGGGAGAACTCCCTTTAACACCTATCCAACACTGGTTTTTTGAACAGAATTTAGTCGATAAACATCATTGGAACCAAGCTATTTTACTAGAAGTACAACAACCTATTGTTCCAGGCTTACTAGCTCAGGCAATACAATATTTGCTCGGACATCATGATGCCTTGCGTTTACGTTACGTCGAAAATGAATCTGGCGTCCAGCAGATTAATACCCTTCCTGATGAATTTGTGCCCTTTGTGCAAATAGATTTGTCAGCAGTACCAGATTTATTGCAAGAATCTGCTTTTGAATCAGCTGCTAATGAGTTGCAAGCATCTTTAAATCTTTTATCCGGTCCCCTTTTACAGGTTGCTCTTTTTGAATTAGGGACACAGCAACCTCAAAGATTACTATTTGTGATTCATCATTTAGCAGTTGATGTTGGCTCTTGGCGAATTTTACTTGATGATTTGCAAACAGCATACCAACAGTTAAATGAAGGCAAAGCAATTAAATTGCCAGCCAAAACAACCTCCTTCAAACAGTGGGCAGAACGTTTAATTAAATATGCTAAATCAACTGAATTGCAATGGGAAGAAGTTTATTGGTTGTCAGCTTCTCGTGAGTCGGTATCACCGTTACCCGTAGATTATCCACAAGGCGCGAACACTGTAGCATCAGCAGAGACTATATCAATAACATTAAGTGTTGCAGAAACCCAAATACTACTAGAAGAAGTGACAGTAGCCTATCGAGTTCAAATGGAGGAAATTTTACTATTTGCCTTAAGACAAGTAATTAGTAAATGGACTGGAACAGAATCGCTGTTGGTTGATTTAGAAGGAAATGGTAGGGAGGTAATTTTTGATGATATAGACGTAAGTCGGACTGTGGGTTGGTTTACTAATATTGCTCCTGTATTTTTGGATTTAGAGGAAACTTATCAGCCAGGAGAAGCATTGAAATTAGTGAAAGAGCAACTACGTAATTTTCCAAATCAAGGTCTTGGTTATGGTGTGCTGCGATATTTGAGTGATGACTTAATAATTACTGAAAAAATACGTTTGTTACAACCAGCAGAAATCATTTTTCTCTACCTTGGTAACTTAGAAGAAACCTTACCAAAATCTCCTTTGTGGAAGCTATCTCAAAAATCTTTTGGACATGTTGTTAGTTTGCAAGGAAAGCGCAGCCATCTGTTAGAAATTAATAGTTTGATTGCTGATAATAAGTTAAAAGTAGATTGGACTTATAGCACAAATATGCATCGAGCAGAGACGGTGAAACAATTGATTGAAGACTTTGTAGAAACTTTGCGATCGCTAATTAATGATTGTCAGCCTTCTTCATTAGAAAATTACACACCTTCTGACTTTGCAGAATTTAAATCCAGTCAATGGAGTCAAGCTGATATTGATAATATTCTGGCAAAAATTGATAACTCTTAA
- a CDS encoding TauD/TfdA family dioxygenase, giving the protein MIAAELLKNSSGNIIFNDTGQDILQLPVSKILENFKSSGMLMFRGFHVNYEKMKAFAEQFSSTFMGQYSRPIVDLNNQFITLVDSGMHYIAPHCENANSPFRPDVVWFCCAVPAAEGGETLFWDGVEVWKAMSEELRQLFLSQKIRYVQKFLASHWQQFLGANATIDDVTKTLESIESLSYKINQDDSIILEYVCSGVIKTKYGHQDAFANSIISEYRNPRGIVTFADGSAIPVKVINEIQKIMDNLTGFIPWMSGDLVMIDNSRFLHGRKSFNDKRRRIVTLLSDIKGSYEERTAENAEDTEE; this is encoded by the coding sequence ATGATCGCAGCAGAATTGTTAAAAAATAGTAGCGGAAATATTATCTTTAATGACACTGGGCAAGATATTCTGCAATTACCAGTATCAAAAATTTTAGAAAATTTCAAATCATCTGGTATGCTTATGTTTCGAGGATTTCATGTGAATTATGAAAAAATGAAAGCATTTGCGGAGCAATTTAGTTCTACATTCATGGGTCAATACAGTAGACCGATTGTTGATTTAAACAATCAGTTTATCACCTTAGTAGATTCAGGAATGCATTATATTGCTCCCCATTGTGAAAATGCTAATTCTCCTTTTAGGCCTGATGTAGTTTGGTTTTGTTGTGCTGTGCCAGCAGCAGAAGGTGGTGAAACTTTATTTTGGGATGGTGTTGAAGTATGGAAAGCAATGAGTGAAGAATTGAGACAATTATTCCTTTCCCAAAAAATTCGCTATGTCCAAAAATTTCTTGCTTCTCATTGGCAGCAATTTTTAGGGGCAAATGCTACGATAGATGATGTCACAAAAACATTAGAATCTATCGAAAGTTTAAGTTACAAAATTAATCAAGATGACTCAATTATTTTAGAATACGTTTGCTCTGGTGTCATCAAAACAAAGTATGGTCATCAAGATGCATTTGCTAATAGCATAATTTCGGAATACAGAAATCCTAGAGGAATCGTAACTTTTGCAGATGGCTCTGCAATTCCTGTAAAAGTTATCAATGAAATCCAGAAAATCATGGATAATTTGACTGGTTTTATTCCCTGGATGTCTGGAGATTTGGTGATGATTGATAATTCCAGATTTTTACATGGGCGAAAATCTTTTAATGATAAGCGTCGGAGAATTGTGACTTTACTTAGTGATATTAAAGGAAGTTATGAGGAACGAACCGCAGAGAACGCAGAGGACACGGAGGAATAA
- a CDS encoding cupin-like domain-containing protein — protein MFEHPELYEDYEVPIYCDNLLQNLPEELLNKYGFEQYIYLIIGRKESSLGLHIDSFCTQGWLGVISGSKRFVLLSPDQQKFVYDGQVDAFKPDLEKFPLYANAKPVEFLLNSGEILYIPSMWWHQAENLENSIALGFNTVNEWNLEMVLDAASEANIIIGNLLGLFLEFPWLIRFIEKPILAVK, from the coding sequence ATGTTTGAACATCCTGAGCTTTACGAAGATTATGAAGTTCCAATTTACTGCGATAATTTATTACAAAACTTGCCAGAAGAATTGTTGAATAAATATGGTTTCGAGCAATATATTTATCTGATTATCGGTCGCAAAGAATCATCATTAGGTCTCCATATTGATTCATTTTGTACACAAGGATGGTTGGGAGTAATTTCTGGAAGTAAGCGATTTGTTTTGTTATCACCCGATCAACAAAAATTTGTATACGATGGGCAAGTTGATGCTTTCAAGCCAGATTTAGAAAAATTCCCATTGTACGCTAATGCAAAACCAGTGGAATTTCTCTTAAATTCTGGAGAAATTCTCTATATTCCTTCTATGTGGTGGCATCAAGCTGAAAACTTGGAAAACAGCATTGCCTTGGGCTTCAACACAGTTAATGAGTGGAATTTAGAGATGGTCTTAGATGCAGCAAGTGAGGCAAATATCATAATAGGTAATCTTTTAGGCTTGTTCTTGGAATTTCCTTGGCTAATTAGATTTATTGAGAAGCCTATTTTAGCTGTTAAATAA